In Candidatus Methylacidiphilales bacterium, the following are encoded in one genomic region:
- a CDS encoding DEAD/DEAH box helicase, which yields MSHFHDLSQTLAQIVIPDVWQQQAIQYLLDGRNVILSAPTGAGKTLVFEKVVEAHKFRKRAIYTVPTRALANDKFLEWKTKGWPVGIMTGDISLNTNAPVIVATLEAVMGLITGELQADLLVIDEYQWISDPYRGHHYEAVVIELPITTQLLLMSGSVGNLTEIANWLKKIGRESVIVRHTNRPVPLEEIDGEALAASVPKEIQGFWTRVVAGALREDLGPVLIFVPHRKEAEKLAQQLATRLPPAVPLELTQEQDALLSEQLRFWIKARIGCHHSGLSYAQRAGVIEPLAKAGQLRAVVATLGLSSGINFSLRSVLITNTFYKVDGIDREIPPHGLLQMMGRAGRRGLDERGYVLATRYSAKMSQAREQSLRRSPLLPWHLFLQKAFPHERLDINKLYQQAASLFNTTPPRLGLENLANRSRDAFPCGQFTDTGRARLVRRRYRRFSGCKHCYLREECEATSNEPTMVWQWQRIGLIDYDLRLTFRGRIARCFVGPEGLAIAAAIEEEEYPIDHLVIDLGNLFAADRFCESQPRWTGRLATVCQSKYGRITIEGYLMLGVPWQYGVGAAEYIEEMLTGRKMTPTFKQENLGRGDVDRLITEWHSLLRQIRHAPTFENKRWQALKQWVNQYLDSHEIRTIPSLPPLTSSQKRIVSHVWRSVRM from the coding sequence TTGCTAGATGGCAGAAATGTGATTCTCTCAGCACCTACTGGTGCGGGGAAAACGTTAGTCTTTGAAAAGGTCGTCGAAGCCCACAAATTCAGAAAACGCGCCATCTACACCGTGCCGACACGGGCTCTTGCTAACGATAAGTTTTTAGAATGGAAAACCAAAGGCTGGCCAGTTGGGATTATGACGGGAGACATCAGTCTCAATACGAATGCACCTGTGATTGTGGCGACCTTGGAAGCTGTCATGGGCTTGATCACAGGAGAACTCCAAGCCGATCTTCTCGTCATCGATGAATATCAATGGATCAGTGATCCTTATCGCGGCCACCACTACGAGGCCGTTGTCATAGAGCTCCCCATCACAACACAACTTCTCCTCATGAGTGGATCTGTTGGAAATCTCACCGAAATCGCCAACTGGCTTAAAAAAATCGGTAGAGAGTCAGTAATCGTGCGACATACGAACCGTCCTGTTCCGCTTGAAGAAATCGATGGAGAGGCGCTCGCTGCATCTGTTCCGAAAGAAATTCAAGGATTTTGGACACGAGTCGTCGCAGGTGCACTTCGCGAAGATCTCGGCCCAGTTCTCATTTTTGTGCCCCATCGCAAGGAAGCTGAAAAACTTGCGCAACAATTAGCCACACGTCTGCCGCCAGCAGTGCCTTTGGAATTAACACAGGAACAAGATGCGCTTCTGTCGGAGCAGCTTCGTTTCTGGATCAAAGCGCGAATCGGGTGTCACCACAGTGGGTTGAGCTACGCTCAGCGAGCTGGAGTGATCGAGCCTCTGGCGAAAGCGGGACAACTCCGAGCCGTCGTGGCTACACTAGGTCTAAGCTCTGGGATAAACTTCTCACTGCGGTCAGTCCTTATCACCAATACATTCTACAAAGTAGATGGCATAGACCGTGAAATTCCGCCTCACGGCTTGCTCCAAATGATGGGGAGAGCTGGGCGACGCGGATTAGATGAGCGAGGCTACGTGCTAGCCACGCGCTATTCGGCTAAAATGAGTCAAGCGCGTGAGCAATCCTTGCGGCGTTCTCCCCTGCTTCCTTGGCATCTATTCCTTCAGAAGGCTTTTCCTCATGAACGGCTAGATATCAATAAATTGTATCAGCAAGCTGCCTCTTTATTCAACACCACTCCACCGAGGTTGGGACTTGAGAATTTAGCGAATCGAAGTCGTGATGCGTTTCCGTGTGGACAGTTCACAGATACAGGACGTGCGCGACTCGTTCGCCGGAGATATCGGCGTTTCTCCGGCTGTAAGCACTGTTATTTACGTGAAGAATGCGAGGCGACATCGAATGAACCTACAATGGTCTGGCAATGGCAGCGGATTGGATTGATTGATTATGATCTACGATTGACGTTTCGCGGACGAATCGCGCGTTGTTTTGTCGGCCCTGAAGGTTTGGCTATCGCTGCAGCAATCGAAGAAGAGGAGTATCCTATCGATCATCTGGTCATTGATCTAGGTAACCTGTTTGCTGCCGATCGTTTTTGCGAAAGTCAACCTCGATGGACTGGCCGTTTAGCTACCGTCTGCCAATCTAAATACGGTCGTATAACAATTGAAGGCTACCTCATGCTGGGAGTGCCATGGCAATACGGTGTTGGGGCTGCCGAATACATTGAAGAAATGCTCACAGGTCGAAAAATGACCCCCACTTTCAAACAAGAAAATCTTGGTCGGGGCGATGTGGATCGGCTTATTACTGAATGGCACAGCCTTCTGAGGCAAATTCGCCATGCGCCAACTTTTGAAAACAAGCGTTGGCAAGCCCTAAAACAATGGGTGAATCAATATCTTGATTCGCACGAAATTAGAACGATTCCATCCCTTCCTCCATTAACCTCATCACAAAAGCGAATTGTCAGTCACGTATGGCGGTCGGTAAGAATGTAA
- the recG gene encoding ATP-dependent DNA helicase RecG has protein sequence MPIKLNSLECPEELELERVLRLPRAQIRALKKMGFETPRDLLLHLPVRYEDRTQWKSLSEAEEGEALTYRGRISSARLMRWKGGREVFEIWIAQKAVLDRKNVLRCMWFHMPYLAKILTQGKEVIVYGRLKMGKQSWVMIHPDYEVLSAGDEEHIHIDRWTPIYRLTEGIGQRGMRRAIWDLIQLMRSDSPSARISVDEIYPPPTDMLSLSEALSRVHFPRSLEEAREARRRLVYDEFFYLQCLVAKRKAARLAIPRHRPPVKKRFLDLFLKNLGFPLTRAQSRAIQEIQEGLSRPSPMHRLLQGDVGAGKTIVATAAMILAVERGENAALMAPTEILAEQHYYNLRGWLEPLGISVGLLTGSKKIYHQSPLDTDDLLKNLYGEHGHIVVGTHALLYESYDASNLGMIVIDEQHKFGVMQRLALINKGSQADVLVMSATPIPRTLAMTVYGDLEVSILDELPPGRGKVITAVRCEEDLPKVWSFMKKELEKGHQAYVVYPLVEESEKLEAKAVQSQVEELRRILSPYKVDLMHGRLSAEEKQQVMQSFREGRTHVLVSTTVIEVGVDVPQATMMVIENAERFGLAQLHQLRGRVGRGKNQKSYCVLIGDPAQVEGWRRLKILEETHDGFRVAEEDLKIRGPGNVLGTEQSGLPPLAIGDPLHDLHLLERAREQAESVIHEDPELGRYPKLKAYLTKLEGSIPLLKAIA, from the coding sequence ATGCCCATAAAACTGAACTCTCTCGAATGCCCAGAGGAGCTAGAACTGGAGCGTGTCTTACGTCTTCCGCGGGCACAAATTCGAGCTCTCAAGAAAATGGGCTTTGAGACACCTCGTGATCTTTTGTTGCATCTTCCCGTTCGATACGAGGATCGCACACAATGGAAATCTTTGTCCGAAGCAGAGGAAGGAGAGGCGTTGACTTATCGAGGCCGGATTAGCTCGGCACGCCTGATGAGATGGAAAGGGGGACGAGAAGTTTTTGAAATATGGATTGCTCAAAAAGCCGTTTTGGATCGCAAAAATGTGCTTCGATGCATGTGGTTTCACATGCCATACCTGGCAAAGATTCTAACGCAGGGGAAGGAAGTTATCGTCTATGGACGTTTAAAGATGGGAAAACAGAGTTGGGTGATGATCCATCCAGATTATGAAGTCCTTTCTGCAGGAGACGAGGAGCATATTCACATAGATCGCTGGACACCGATTTATAGATTGACTGAGGGTATCGGCCAGCGAGGCATGCGCCGCGCTATATGGGATCTGATACAACTCATGCGTTCAGATTCACCATCCGCGAGGATTAGTGTGGATGAAATATACCCGCCACCTACGGACATGCTCAGTCTTAGTGAGGCCTTGTCGCGCGTGCATTTCCCACGAAGCCTAGAGGAAGCCCGTGAGGCGCGTCGGCGATTGGTTTACGACGAGTTTTTCTATTTGCAGTGTCTAGTTGCCAAACGTAAGGCTGCTCGGTTGGCGATTCCGCGTCATCGTCCGCCTGTGAAAAAAAGATTTCTCGACTTGTTTTTGAAAAATTTAGGTTTTCCACTGACTCGAGCACAGTCTCGAGCGATACAGGAAATTCAAGAGGGACTTTCGCGTCCTTCCCCAATGCATCGGCTGCTTCAGGGGGATGTCGGTGCGGGGAAAACAATAGTCGCTACAGCTGCGATGATTCTCGCAGTAGAACGTGGAGAAAATGCAGCGTTGATGGCTCCGACGGAAATTTTGGCTGAGCAACATTACTACAATCTACGTGGCTGGCTTGAGCCACTTGGAATCTCGGTCGGATTGCTCACTGGATCAAAAAAGATTTATCATCAATCACCGCTAGACACGGATGACCTTCTTAAAAATTTATACGGGGAGCACGGTCATATAGTCGTGGGCACACATGCGCTGCTCTATGAGAGCTACGATGCTTCAAATCTCGGAATGATTGTGATCGATGAGCAGCATAAATTCGGGGTTATGCAGCGACTAGCTTTGATTAATAAGGGTTCACAGGCGGATGTGCTTGTCATGTCTGCTACTCCTATTCCTCGCACATTAGCGATGACCGTATATGGTGATTTGGAAGTTTCGATTTTAGACGAATTACCTCCAGGCAGGGGAAAAGTGATCACCGCGGTCCGTTGTGAAGAGGATTTGCCAAAGGTATGGAGCTTTATGAAGAAAGAGCTTGAGAAGGGGCACCAGGCTTACGTCGTATATCCTCTAGTGGAGGAATCCGAAAAGCTCGAGGCAAAGGCAGTCCAATCTCAAGTGGAGGAATTAAGACGAATCCTTTCACCGTATAAGGTTGATCTCATGCATGGGAGATTGTCTGCGGAGGAGAAACAACAAGTCATGCAATCCTTTCGGGAAGGACGCACGCATGTGTTGGTTTCCACGACAGTAATCGAAGTCGGGGTAGACGTTCCGCAAGCTACCATGATGGTAATCGAAAATGCTGAACGTTTTGGGCTCGCTCAACTTCACCAGTTACGTGGGCGTGTTGGCCGTGGAAAAAATCAAAAGTCTTATTGTGTGCTGATCGGCGATCCCGCTCAGGTAGAGGGATGGCGGCGCTTGAAGATACTTGAGGAAACTCATGATGGCTTTCGTGTAGCAGAGGAAGACTTGAAGATCCGTGGTCCTGGGAATGTGCTAGGCACGGAGCAGAGTGGTCTTCCACCACTGGCGATAGGAGATCCTCTCCATGATCTTCATCTGCTTGAGCGGGCGCGTGAACAAGCTGAGTCGGTAATTCATGAGGATCCTGAGCTCGGTCGTTATCCAAAGCTGAAAGCTTACTTGACTAAACTGGAAGGGAGCATACCTCTTCTCAAGGCGATTGCTTGA
- a CDS encoding FAD-dependent oxidoreductase, which produces MDLDVIIIGGGSAGYAAARTAVSEFTKRGVNPKGRVALIEGASQLGGLCILRGCMPTKALLESSHRYRAIREAEKFGLLNPSASPNADRIWKRKDDLIRGFAEHRIHQLTQGVFTFIRGKASFINSHQLQVESTDGISRLQAKAFVIATGSEIHWPSIPGLREADPLTSDAALERSHIPQSLIVLGGGAVALEFAQFYHELGTEVTLLQRSDQIARDFDVDIAAELEAALQADGIKVCKGVELISIENTPNGKRVTFEHQNARRELIAEEIFHGLGRQPAISGLNLEAASIEMKGGRVLVNAHQQTNQSHIFAAGDVTGEERVVHVAVRAGEIAGSNAVAVALGESERASMPWKSLSMAVIFTSPELARVGFRERDLIQNRVPYLKATYPFNDHGKSIIHGAEYGIVKILAEKGTGRILGASAVGPMASDLIHEIVPCIYFGATAKDLAAMPHYHPTLAEIWTYPAEEIAAQCP; this is translated from the coding sequence ATGGACTTAGACGTCATCATTATTGGCGGGGGCAGCGCGGGATACGCCGCGGCTCGCACTGCTGTGTCAGAATTCACAAAACGTGGGGTCAACCCTAAAGGCCGTGTTGCTTTAATAGAAGGAGCTTCGCAACTGGGCGGATTATGCATTTTGCGAGGCTGTATGCCCACTAAAGCACTCCTTGAAAGCAGTCATCGCTACCGGGCCATTCGTGAAGCGGAGAAATTTGGACTGCTAAATCCTTCAGCATCACCAAATGCCGATAGAATCTGGAAAAGAAAAGATGACCTTATACGTGGCTTTGCGGAGCATCGTATCCATCAACTTACACAAGGAGTATTTACCTTCATCCGAGGAAAAGCTTCATTCATTAATTCACATCAACTTCAAGTCGAGAGCACGGATGGCATAAGCCGATTACAAGCTAAGGCGTTTGTTATTGCGACTGGTTCAGAAATTCATTGGCCTTCGATTCCAGGATTACGTGAGGCAGATCCTCTCACGAGTGATGCAGCGTTGGAACGCTCTCACATTCCGCAATCTCTAATCGTCCTCGGAGGAGGAGCCGTGGCGCTTGAATTTGCCCAATTTTATCATGAGCTGGGGACTGAAGTGACCTTGCTTCAACGGAGCGATCAAATTGCTCGTGACTTTGATGTGGACATAGCAGCGGAGTTAGAAGCAGCTCTACAGGCTGATGGAATCAAGGTATGCAAGGGAGTAGAGCTTATCTCGATCGAAAATACTCCTAATGGTAAGAGGGTGACCTTTGAACACCAGAACGCGCGACGAGAATTAATCGCGGAGGAAATTTTTCATGGTCTGGGACGGCAACCTGCAATAAGTGGACTCAACCTAGAAGCCGCATCTATCGAGATGAAAGGCGGTCGAGTGCTCGTCAATGCGCATCAACAAACAAACCAGAGCCACATATTTGCCGCAGGCGATGTAACAGGGGAAGAGAGGGTTGTCCATGTCGCAGTTCGTGCTGGTGAAATTGCTGGGTCAAATGCTGTAGCTGTTGCGCTTGGAGAAAGTGAGAGAGCTAGCATGCCGTGGAAATCTTTGAGTATGGCTGTTATTTTCACTTCACCCGAGCTTGCGCGAGTGGGATTTAGAGAACGAGACCTTATACAAAATAGAGTGCCTTACCTTAAAGCCACTTATCCCTTTAATGATCATGGAAAGTCAATCATTCATGGGGCAGAATACGGGATTGTGAAAATACTCGCAGAGAAAGGCACTGGACGTATCTTGGGCGCGTCAGCTGTGGGGCCTATGGCGTCGGACTTGATTCATGAAATTGTGCCGTGCATTTATTTCGGCGCAACAGCAAAAGATCTCGCTGCCATGCCCCATTATCATCCGACGCTAGCCGAAATCTGGACTTATCCAGCAGAGGAAATCGCTGCTCAATGCCCATAA